A genomic segment from Peribacillus sp. ACCC06369 encodes:
- a CDS encoding GIY-YIG nuclease family protein, giving the protein MDRKKELKQLYKETKVEAGVYQIRNTVNNKVFIGSTRNLKTLKGKQFELEVGTNTNKVLQDEWNQYGKEAFSFEVLEVMKPKETGFFDAKRELKKLEDLWVEKIQPYEEQGYNRMKSN; this is encoded by the coding sequence ATGGATCGTAAAAAAGAATTGAAGCAATTATATAAAGAAACGAAAGTTGAAGCGGGTGTATACCAAATAAGAAATACGGTAAATAATAAAGTTTTTATCGGGAGCACCAGAAATTTAAAGACGTTGAAGGGTAAACAATTTGAATTGGAAGTGGGAACAAACACCAATAAAGTTCTCCAGGATGAGTGGAATCAATATGGGAAAGAGGCTTTTTCTTTTGAAGTACTGGAGGTAATGAAGCCGAAAGAAACAGGATTTTTCGATGCAAAACGGGAATTGAAAAAACTTGAAGATTTGTGGGTCGAAAAAATACAGCCATATGAAGAACAGGGATACAATAGAATGAAATCCAACTGA